The genomic DNA CATCCGCTCCTGGGCGCCGACCATGTTCTCGCGATGGTCGCGGTCGGCCTCCTCGCCAGCCTGCGCGGCGGACGGGCGCTCTGGGCGCTGCCCCTGTCGTTCCTGGCGTTGATGAGCGTGGGGGCGGGGCTGGGCATGGCCGGCGCGGTGCTGCCGCATGTCGAGCTCGGGATCGCGCTGTCCATCGTCGTGTTCGGCCTCGCCGCCATCGTCGGCCTGCGCGCGCCGGTGGCCCTGCTGGCTGCCCTGGTCGGCGTCTTCGCGGTGTTCCACGGCTACGCCCACGGTGCCGAGATGCCCGAGACCGCCTCCGGCCTGTCCTTCGGCCTCGGGTTCCTCGCGGCCACCGCGCTCCTGCACGCCGCGGGGATCGGACTCGGCGCCGCGGCGTCGCGGATCGGAGCGACGCGGGCCGCCCCGGCCCTCGGTGTCGGCCTCGCCGCGGCCGGTCTCGCGCTGCTGGCGCTCCCCGCCTGAGCGCCGTACCCGACCCGCTCCGGAGCCCCGCCCGGGCCGCGGGCGCGGCGCCCCGGCTGAGCATCCGCATCGATCTCGGGCCGGGGCACCGCCTCGGCCCCGGCAAGGTGCGGCTCCTGGAGATGATCGCCGAGCACGGTTCCATCGCGGGCGCCGGCCGCGCGCTGGGCATGTCGTACCGCCGGGCCTGGCTGCTGGTCGAGGCGATGAACAGAGGCTTCGGTCGCCCCGTGGTCGAGGCGCAGACCGGTGGCCGGGCCGGCGGGGGCGCGCGCCTCTCGGCCTTCGGCACCGACGTGGTGCGGCGCTACCGGGCCGTCGAGGCGGCCGCGGAGGCTGCGGCCGCGCCGTTCCTGATCTGCCTGGGACAGGCCGGGGACGCGTAACCGGGCCGGGCACGGGCGCGAACCCGGATGCGATGTCACAGGCCCTCGTGGGCTGACGTCCCATCATCCCGCCCCACGTCCAGCCGGTCGCGACAATCCCGGCACCAGGAAGAGAACCCCCATGGCAAAACTCACGACGCTCGCCCTGATGAGCCTGCTGGCCGTCACCACCGGTGCGCAGGCGGCGCCGAAGGTCGAGCGCCTGCGCGGGACCGTCGAGGCGGTCGCGGGCGGCGGCTTCACGCTGAAGACACGGGACGGCGCGTCGGAGACCGTGGCGCTCGCCCCCGACGCCAAGGTTTCCTGGGTGGTCCCGTCGAGTCTCGACGCGATCAGGGACGGGGTCTTCATCGGCACGGCCACGAAGGGCGAGCCGCCGGTGGCCCTGGAGGTGGTGCTGTTCCCCGAGGCGATGCGCGGCACCGGCGAGGGACACTACGACTGGGACATGATCCCCGACCACACCGCGGGCGGGGCGTCGGTGCGGAGCGCCATGACCAACGGAACCGTGAAGGCGGACGTGCGCTCGACCGCTCCCGACGCGCCCCGCGTGAAGAGCGCGATGACCAACGGGACGGTCAAGGCGAGCCGCGGCGGGGCGGAGCGGACCCTCACGGTCGATTGCGGTCAGGGCCAGTCGCTGCAGATCCTGGTACCGCCACAGGCGCCGGTCGTCAGCTTCGAGCCCGCCAGCGCCGCGGCCGTAGCGCCCGGCGCCAAGGTCTTCGTGATCGCCGCGCGCGGGGACGACGGCCGCATCACGGCGCGGCGCGTCGCCGTCGGAAAGGACGGGCTGACGCCGCCCATGTAAGGCGCCCGTCCGGCGCCGGCGAATCGGCTGGGACGGCGTGAGCCGCCCGGTCCCGGGTCGGGGCCGGGCGAAAGGCTGCCCGTCGGCGCGGCAGCTCAGCCGCTCAGGACAGCATTCGTGCACATTCGGCGGACCGTTGCCGACTAAAGCGCCCCGAGAATGTTGCCAGGCCGCAACATCGCGCTGGAACTGCCAAGGCAGCCGCGAATCCTCGTTGCTCGCGGAAACCCGTTCGCACATGGTGATCGTGCACGGGGGCATCGCCAAGCGAGAGCCCGCAGGAGCCTGCCACCTAAGACGCGGGCCAAACCTACAGAACGTGCGGCTAGACCCGGATAACCGGGCAGGTCCGCATCATTGGGTCTCGAAGCTTTGGAGATGTCTATGAAGCTCTTGAAGAGCTCATTGCTCGGGTCTGCTGCTGCGTTCGCGGCCGTAGGCGCAGCCCACGCCGCCGACCTCCCGGTCAAGAAGGCGGTCCCGATCGAGTACGTCCGCGTCTGCGGCGCCTACGGCGCCGGCTTCTTCTACATCCCCGGCACCGACACTTGCCTGCGTCTCTCCGGCCGCGCCCGGTTCGAGGGCGGCTACATGACCAGCTACTCGCGCCAGGGCACCAACGGCGACACGTCGGGCTACCAGGGCCGGATGCGCATCAACCTCGATGCCCGCACCCAGACCGCCTACGGCACCCTGCGCGCCTTCGTCCGCCTCGATGCCGGATCCCGCACGGGCTACTCCGGCGTCGGCACCTCCGGCACCCAGCAGCGTATCGCTCAGGCCTTCCCGGGCCTCGGCATCGACCAGTTCGGTCGCGCCCAGCAGTTCGTGAACGTCGACAAGGCCTTCATCCAGTTCGCCGGCATGACCGCCGGTCGCGCCTCGTCGTTCTTCGACTTCTACGCCCACGACTTCGAGTTCGCCGGCGCCACGCTCGGCTCCGACGTCGCCTCGACCAACCTGCTCGCCTACACGGCCACGCTCGGCAACGGCCTGTCCGCCACGATTTCGGTCGAAGATCCGGTCTTCCGCCGCAGCCCGATCTTCTCGCAGACCAACAACCCGACCGGCGCCACCGTTAACGCGACGATCCAGAACTTCGCTCAGACGGCCGCGCCCGCCGAGGTGTTCATCGGCTACACCGGCGGCGTGCCGACCCGGTACAGCTTCGTCGACGCGATCCAGCGCTCGCGCATGCCCGACTTCGTCGGCGCCCTGCGCCTCGACCAGGCCTGGGGTTCGGCTCAGGTCTCGGCCGCCGTGCACGAGCTGAACGTCGGCAACGTGCAGAACGGCGCCGGCACCGGCACCGGTTCGAACATCAGCATCCCGCACACCAGCAACTCGTACGGCTGGGCGGTCCAAGGCGGCCTGAAGATCAACACGCCGTTCATCGCGCCGGGCGACGCCCTCTACCTGCAGGGCGCCTACGGCTCCGGTGCCCAGATGTACACCGGCTACTGCGCCTTCAGCGGCTGCTACTCGCAGAACCCGGCCACCATCCAGGGGCAGAAGTTCGCGCAGTACATGAACGACGCGACGATCAACCCGTTCTCGGGCCGACTCGAGCAGTCGACGAGCTTCACTGCGACGGCCTCGTACCTCCACTACTGGACGCCGGAGTGGCGCTCGGCCTTCTTCGGGTCGTACGGTGAGATGAGCTACAGCAGCGGTGCCCGTCTGGCCCAGGGCGCGGCCTTCGCGCTCGCCAACCCGGCCGGTGCCAACTCCTTCGGCGTGAACGCCGTCGGCGTGCCGGGCACCCGGTTCTTCCAGCTCAGCGAGGCGCTGCGCGACACCTACCAGTTCGTGGCGGGCGGCAGCATCATCTGGTCGCCGGTGAAGGATCTCGATATCGGTGTCGAGGGCTTCTACACCCAGATCGGCGTCAAGAACGGCCGCGTGATCGACCGCGACAAGACCCCGACGGCCTACGCGAACGTCGCCGGCATCAACAACGGCACCTTCGTGCCGCGGACCACGACGGCGGACAGCGTGTCCACCTTCCGCTTCCGCGTCCAGCGCGACTTCTAAGCCACTCCACCGGCGCCGGGGCCTCGGCCTCCGCGCCGGTCCCCGTGCTTCAGAAACCTCAAGGCTCGGCTTCAGCCGGGCCTTTTTCGTTGTGCCGGGCCGCCCTGGATCCGTAACGCCTCCGGCCGCCAGCGCGCGGTCGGCACGCGACCCGGTGCGTTCCGCGCCGCGATCCCGCCCGCTCCCGGCCGGTCCGTTGACCGACCCATGATAGGGTCCGGCGATGCGCCGCCCCGCGCGCAGGGCGCCGCCGATGCGCGCCATCGTTCGTTCGGACCCGCTTTCCGGGCGCGCGCCGCGTCCATCGAGCCGGGCAAACGCCGCCGCGCCGTGCGACACGTGCCATCCCGCAAATGAGCCGAGCCTCCGGCCGACGCGTCGGACGGGCAGGATTCGCGCGTCGAATCGCTCGCCGGCGACCGCGTGCCGTTCGCGGGGCACCCAGGCGGTTCTGACTGCATCCGCCACGCCTGTCCGGTCAGAGACGGCCCGCACGACAGCTCCGAGTTGACTTCCGGGCCATCGCTTCTCGATTGGTGCTGGTCGTTCGAACGAGCCGATTTTATCAATATTTCATCCGCTCGGCTAACCTGATAATATATAGATATACTGAGTAATTATCTCCGATTTTGCATTATTGGATAACATTTTGTTGCGTACGCGCAACGTTCATATGCAGGATTGAAGATAAATCCGAATCTTTGTTGCACGCGGTGGTGCCGCTGCACATCGTCGCCGGGCAAATGGGCCTCAAAACCGCCGTGGCGAGCGAAAACATGCCAATGATCTGCGAACAAATCGTGGATTATATTTGGTGTGTCCGGTCTCGCTCATCCGTTTGCGAGAATTGAGCTTGAAATTCCGGAGACATCGATGACATTACTGAGATCATCGCTGCTGGCGACTGCCGCCGCGTTCGCGACAATGGGCGCTGCGCACGCCGCCGACCTGCCGGTCAAGAAGGCTGTCCCGGTCGAGTACGTCCGCGTCTGCGGCGCGTACGGCGCCGGCTTCTTCTACATCCCCGGCACCGACACCTGCCTGCGCATCTCGGGCCGCGCCCGGTACGAGGGCGGGTACATGACGGCGTCGACGCGGCAGGCCGGCACCAACGCCGGCGACAGCGCGGGCTATCAGGCGCGTCTGCGCATCAACCTCGATGCCCGCACGCAGACCGCTTACGGCACCCTGCGCGCCTTCGTCCGCCTCGATGCGGGATCCCGCACCGGCTACGCGCGCTCGGGGACGCAGGCGCGCATCGGGCAGGCCTACGACGCCACCGGCGTCGACCAGGCCGGGCATGCGCAGCAGTTCATGAACGTCGATAAGGCGTTCATCCAGTTCGCCGGCCTGACCGCCGGTCGCGCCTCGTCGTTCTTCGACTTCTACGCCCACGACTTCGAGATCTACGGCGCGACCGCGGGCTCGGACGTCTCCTCCACCAACCTCCTCGCCTACACGGTGACGGCCGGCGCCGGGCTGTCGGCCACGCTGTCGGTCGAGGACCCGGTCTTCCGGCGCAGCCCGATCTACGCGCCGGCCGGCACCGCGTCGCCGGTCAGCCCGGTCTTCGTCGGCTACTTCAGAGGCGCACCGATCGGGGTCAGCGGCGTCGACAGCATCCAGCGCGAGCGGCTGCCCGATGTCGTCGGCGTCCTGCGCGTCGATCAGGGCTGGGGCTCGGCGCAGGTCTCCGCCGCGGTTCACGAGCTGAACGTCGGCAACATCGCGGCGACGCCCGCGGCGGGCGCCAATGTCAGCGTCGCGCACACCAGGAGCGTCGAGGGCTGGGCGGTGCAGGGCGGCCTGAAGATCAACGCCCCCTTCGTCGCGCCGGGGGACGCCCTCTATCTCCAGAGCGCCTACGCCGACGGCGCGCAGATGTATACGGGATACTGCGCCTTCACCGGCTGCTACACGCAGCTCAACAACGGCTTCCAGGGCCAGAAGATCTACCAGAGCTTCTCGGACGCGACGGTCAACCCCTTCACCGACCAGTTGCAGACATCGCAATCCTTCTCGGCGGTCGCGTCGTTCCTGCATTACTGGACGCCGGAATGGCGCTCGGCGGTCTTCGGCGCCTACGGAGAACAGGACTTCTCCCGCAACGCGCGCCTCGCACAGGGCGCGCTCTACAACGTCCTGAGCTTCAACGGCGCCGCCAATCTCGGCTCCAACGCGGTCGGCGCGCCCGGAACCCGCTTCTACCAGTTGAGCCAAGCGCTGCGCGACACCTATCAGTTCGTCGCGGGCGGCAGCATCATCTGGTCGCCCGTGCGCGACCTCGATATCGGCGTCGAGGCCTTCTACACCCAGATCGGCGTGAAGCACGGTCGCGCGATCGACTCCGACAAGAGTCCCACCGCCTACGCCAACGTCGCCGGCATCAACAGCGGCACGTTCGTCCCGCGCACCGTGACGCAGGACTCGGTCTCGCAGGTCCGCTTCCGCGTCCAGCGCGACTTCTGATCGACGATCCCGGCGGCGGGGCCTCAGTCCCGTCGCCTGTCCCCGTCCGATGCCGTCATGGCCCGGTCGGCCGCTTGGCCAATTCTCTGAGCTGTGATCACGACGGAGACGGGATCTTAATCCCGGCCGACGGGACAGGTCGCGTCCTTTGTTCCCTGGATCGCGTTGCCGCCCTTCATCCGCGCTGATACGCCGGATGTCACTTTATTGCCGCCGATCGTGCGCGATCCGATGGATCGCGGCCCGGCGCGCGGTCGCGAGGGCGCGGCGAAGCGGCCCGCGAGCGGTCAGAGATCCGGGGGGACGCCATGACCAGCACCGTTTCACCGAGCCCGATCCCGTCGCCGGCGGAGGGCCGGGCCGAGGACGGGCGCGCGGCCCGGTTCTGGCCGGACGTCTGGTGGCGGCTGATCGACTTCAAGATCGGCATCATACCGCTCCCGATCTTCGTCGTGCTGGCGATCCTGCTCACCGTCCTGGTCCAGGAGGGCGAGATCAAGCCCGACGGGCCGACCATGATCGCCGTGCTGGTGATGGGCGGCTTCACCTGCGCGGAGATCGGCAAGCGGATCCCGATCCTGAAGAACATCGGAGCCGGGGCGATCTTCGCGACCTTCATCCCCTCGGCGCTGGTCTACTACGCCCTGGTGCCGCCGCAGATGGTCAAGGCGATCACCGATTTCACCAAGTTCACCAACTTCCTCTACATCTACATCGCCACGATCATCGTCGGCTCGATCCTCGGGATGGACCGCGAGGTCCTGATCAAGGGTTTCCTCAAGATCTTCGCGCCGCTCGCCCTCGGCTCGGTGGCGGCGGCCCTGGTCGGGACGCTGGTCGGCACGCTCCTCGGCCTCGGCCCCTACAAGACCTTCTTCTTCATCGTCGTGCCGATCATGGCGGGTGGCGTCGGCGAGGGGGCGATCCCGCTCTCCATCGGCTACGCGGCGATCCTGGGGATGCAGCAGGGCGTGGTCTTCGCCCAGGTGCTGCCGCCGGTGATGCTGGGCTCCCTGACCGCGATCATCCTGTCGGGCACGCTCAACTCCGTCGGCAAGCGCTACCCGCACCTCACCGGCGAGGGCCGCCTCCAGCCCGATTCGGACGGCATCAAGTCGAGCGACGCCCAGGCCAAGGCCGAGGCGGCCAAGGGCCAGATCGATCCCGCCACGATCGGTGCGGCCGGGCTCACGGCGATCACCCTCTACCTGCTCGGCGTCATGGCCCACCACCTCGTCGGCCTGCCGGCGCCGGTGGCGATGCTGTTCCTCGCCGTCCTGGCGAAGCTCGCCAGCGCGGTGTCGCCCCATCTCCAGGCCGGCGGCTTCGTGGTCTACAAGTTCGTCCAGATCTCGATGACCTACCCGCTGCTCTTCGCCATCGGCGTCGCGCTGACGCCCTGGCACGAGCTGATGGCGGCCTTCACTCTGGTGAACCTGATCACGATCGTGTCGACCGTCGTGACCCTGATGACGGTCGGCTTCTTCGTCGGCCGCTGGCTCGGCATGTACCCGATCGAGACCGCCATCGTGAACGCCTGCCACAGCGGCCAGGGCGGCACCGGCGACGTGGCGATCCTCACGGCGGCGAACCGCATGGCCCTGATGCCCTTCGCGCAGATCGCCACCCGCATCGGCGGCGCGCTGACGGTGACCGGCACGATCGTCGCCATGAAGTGGATCGGTGCCTGACGGGCACCCGGAAAGGACGTCGTCATGGCCGGTGATCCCGGGGCCGTCGGGGCCACGCTCAAGTCGCGGATCGGCGCGATCCTCCGCTCGACGAGCGGCAACTTCCTGGAGATGTTCGATTTCTTCCTGTTCGGGTTCTACGCCACCTACATCGCGCGGGCGTTCTTCCCCTCGGGCAACGAGACCACCGAGCTGCTCCTGACCTTCGGCACCTTCTGGCTCGGGGCGCTGATGCGGCCGCTCGGGGCGATCGTGCTCGGCGCCTATATCGACCGGATCGGCCGCCGGAAGGGCCTGATCATCACCCTCGCCATCATGGCGAGCGGCACGGTGCTCATCGCCTTCTGCCCGAGCTACGACACGATCGGGGTCGCGGCCCCGCTGATCGTGCTGGCCGGGCGCCTGCTGCAGGGCTTCTCGGCGGGCGTCGAGATCGGCGGCGTCTCCATCTACCTGTTCGAGATCGCCACGCCGGGCCGGCGCGGCTTCTACACGTCGTTCCAGTCGGCGAGTCAGCAGGTGGCGATCATGTTCGCCGCCCTGATCGGCTACGGGCTGAACGCGTTCCTGACCAAGCAGCAGCTCGGCGATTTCGGCTGGCGCATCCCGTTCTTCATCGGCTGCCTGATCGTGCCGTTCATCTTCTTCATCAGGCGGTCGCTCCAGGAGACGCAGGAATTCGCCAAGCGGACCCGCCACCCGACCACCCGCGAGATCCTGACCACGGTGGCCGCCAACTGGCGGATCGTGCTGCTCGGCATGATGCTGACCACGATGACGACGGTG from Methylobacterium oryzae includes the following:
- a CDS encoding HupE/UreJ family protein, with product MKRPLSARSATCLALLPAALALLPQVAFAHPGHGTATGAEAGFLHPLLGADHVLAMVAVGLLASLRGGRALWALPLSFLALMSVGAGLGMAGAVLPHVELGIALSIVVFGLAAIVGLRAPVALLAALVGVFAVFHGYAHGAEMPETASGLSFGLGFLAATALLHAAGIGLGAAASRIGATRAAPALGVGLAAAGLALLALPA
- a CDS encoding winged helix-turn-helix domain-containing protein, giving the protein MRIDLGPGHRLGPGKVRLLEMIAEHGSIAGAGRALGMSYRRAWLLVEAMNRGFGRPVVEAQTGGRAGGGARLSAFGTDVVRRYRAVEAAAEAAAAPFLICLGQAGDA
- a CDS encoding metal ABC transporter permease, which translates into the protein MAKLTTLALMSLLAVTTGAQAAPKVERLRGTVEAVAGGGFTLKTRDGASETVALAPDAKVSWVVPSSLDAIRDGVFIGTATKGEPPVALEVVLFPEAMRGTGEGHYDWDMIPDHTAGGASVRSAMTNGTVKADVRSTAPDAPRVKSAMTNGTVKASRGGAERTLTVDCGQGQSLQILVPPQAPVVSFEPASAAAVAPGAKVFVIAARGDDGRITARRVAVGKDGLTPPM
- a CDS encoding porin, with amino-acid sequence MKLLKSSLLGSAAAFAAVGAAHAADLPVKKAVPIEYVRVCGAYGAGFFYIPGTDTCLRLSGRARFEGGYMTSYSRQGTNGDTSGYQGRMRINLDARTQTAYGTLRAFVRLDAGSRTGYSGVGTSGTQQRIAQAFPGLGIDQFGRAQQFVNVDKAFIQFAGMTAGRASSFFDFYAHDFEFAGATLGSDVASTNLLAYTATLGNGLSATISVEDPVFRRSPIFSQTNNPTGATVNATIQNFAQTAAPAEVFIGYTGGVPTRYSFVDAIQRSRMPDFVGALRLDQAWGSAQVSAAVHELNVGNVQNGAGTGTGSNISIPHTSNSYGWAVQGGLKINTPFIAPGDALYLQGAYGSGAQMYTGYCAFSGCYSQNPATIQGQKFAQYMNDATINPFSGRLEQSTSFTATASYLHYWTPEWRSAFFGSYGEMSYSSGARLAQGAAFALANPAGANSFGVNAVGVPGTRFFQLSEALRDTYQFVAGGSIIWSPVKDLDIGVEGFYTQIGVKNGRVIDRDKTPTAYANVAGINNGTFVPRTTTADSVSTFRFRVQRDF
- a CDS encoding porin — protein: MTLLRSSLLATAAAFATMGAAHAADLPVKKAVPVEYVRVCGAYGAGFFYIPGTDTCLRISGRARYEGGYMTASTRQAGTNAGDSAGYQARLRINLDARTQTAYGTLRAFVRLDAGSRTGYARSGTQARIGQAYDATGVDQAGHAQQFMNVDKAFIQFAGLTAGRASSFFDFYAHDFEIYGATAGSDVSSTNLLAYTVTAGAGLSATLSVEDPVFRRSPIYAPAGTASPVSPVFVGYFRGAPIGVSGVDSIQRERLPDVVGVLRVDQGWGSAQVSAAVHELNVGNIAATPAAGANVSVAHTRSVEGWAVQGGLKINAPFVAPGDALYLQSAYADGAQMYTGYCAFTGCYTQLNNGFQGQKIYQSFSDATVNPFTDQLQTSQSFSAVASFLHYWTPEWRSAVFGAYGEQDFSRNARLAQGALYNVLSFNGAANLGSNAVGAPGTRFYQLSQALRDTYQFVAGGSIIWSPVRDLDIGVEAFYTQIGVKHGRAIDSDKSPTAYANVAGINSGTFVPRTVTQDSVSQVRFRVQRDF
- a CDS encoding 2-hydroxycarboxylate transporter family protein: MTSTVSPSPIPSPAEGRAEDGRAARFWPDVWWRLIDFKIGIIPLPIFVVLAILLTVLVQEGEIKPDGPTMIAVLVMGGFTCAEIGKRIPILKNIGAGAIFATFIPSALVYYALVPPQMVKAITDFTKFTNFLYIYIATIIVGSILGMDREVLIKGFLKIFAPLALGSVAAALVGTLVGTLLGLGPYKTFFFIVVPIMAGGVGEGAIPLSIGYAAILGMQQGVVFAQVLPPVMLGSLTAIILSGTLNSVGKRYPHLTGEGRLQPDSDGIKSSDAQAKAEAAKGQIDPATIGAAGLTAITLYLLGVMAHHLVGLPAPVAMLFLAVLAKLASAVSPHLQAGGFVVYKFVQISMTYPLLFAIGVALTPWHELMAAFTLVNLITIVSTVVTLMTVGFFVGRWLGMYPIETAIVNACHSGQGGTGDVAILTAANRMALMPFAQIATRIGGALTVTGTIVAMKWIGA
- a CDS encoding MFS transporter — protein: MAGDPGAVGATLKSRIGAILRSTSGNFLEMFDFFLFGFYATYIARAFFPSGNETTELLLTFGTFWLGALMRPLGAIVLGAYIDRIGRRKGLIITLAIMASGTVLIAFCPSYDTIGVAAPLIVLAGRLLQGFSAGVEIGGVSIYLFEIATPGRRGFYTSFQSASQQVAIMFAALIGYGLNAFLTKQQLGDFGWRIPFFIGCLIVPFIFFIRRSLQETQEFAKRTRHPTTREILTTVAANWRIVLLGMMLTTMTTVTFYMITVYTPTFGKNVLKLTETDSLIVTLFVAITNFVWLPVGGALSDAIGRKPVLLTISTLSLLTTYPALHWLVADPTFGKMLAVELWFSFFFGVYNGAMVVSLSEVVPAHVRASGFSLAYSLATALFGTATPMVSTFLIEKTGDRAAPSYWLMAAAACGIVATLALFRGRPSLERVPAHA